The Hymenobacter oligotrophus genome segment AGGGCTTTTAGGGGGTAGTCAAACAACAGCACCCGCCGCAGGTAATCGGCAAAAGCGCCGGGCTGCACCTCCTGCACGGTGTAGGCAATGGTGCCGGCGTAAAACACCGCAAACACCGCGTAAAAGCCCGCCATGGCCAATAAGCCGCGCCACGCAAGGCGGGCGGGCTGCTCGGGAGTTAGCGGCTGCGCCCCTAGGTGCGCGGGCGCGGCAGCGGGCGGCACCCAGGCCGTAGGTGTGGGGGCAGGCGGGTCAATCAGGTCCACTTCCATGAGGGGGCGGCAGTTGGCGGTGCAGGCGTAAGTTACGGAAACAGCTTGGCCAGCTTTTGCTCTAGCTGCTTGCCGCGTAAGTCTTTGGCTACCACGCGCCCTTGCGGGTCGAGCAGCACCGTGAGCGGCACAGCGCGGGCGTCGTACACCTCGGCGCTGGGGCTGCGAAATCCTTGCAGGTCGGATACCTGAATCCAGGGCAGCTGGTCGGCGGCTATGGCCTTCAGCCATCTCTCGCGCGAGTCGTCGAGCGACACGGCGTACACCTCAAACCCTTTGGGCTTGTACTGCTGATACAGCTTCACCATGGCGGGGTTTTCCTGCCGGCAGGGCTTGCACCACGAGGCCCAAAAATCGACGAGCACGTAGCGGCCGCGCAGCGAAGACAAGGCCACGGGTTTGCCATCGGGGCCGGGCAAGCTGAGCTCGGGCGCGGGCTTGCCAACTGCCGTGGTTTGCCGGGCCCGCTGCCTACCCAGGAGCACCAGCGTGTAGCGCGAGTTGGGCAGCGCCGCGGCAAAGTGGTTGGTAAGCGAGTCGAGCAATGCTTCCTCGCGCGTGTACCCGCTCAGGTCGACGGTGGCGTAGGCAGCCACAAAAGAGGTTGGGTGCTGCGTAATAAGCTCCTTGGTGCCTACGATTCGCTCGCTCCAGGCATCGTTCCAGGGGCCGGAGCGCTGCTCTCCCTGCCTAATCAGCTCCTGCGTGCGTTGGCGGTGGCGCAACAAAATATCCTGGAAGCGCTGCAGCACCTGAGCCTCGGGGGTGCCGCTTTGCTGGGCGCTGGCCGCGGGCTGGGTGGCATCGGCGGTAAGTACTATGCGCGCGGTGTTGTCGAGGGCTACGGGTACGGGGTCGGCTTCGGGGCCAACCAGCAGCGTGTACACGGCAGGTTCGGCCAGTTGCCCGCGCAAGGCAAAACGGCCGGCGGCATCGGTGTTGGCCGAGTCGAGGCGCCGCCATGCGGGAGCGTCGCCATCGGCCAGCACAAGGCGCGTGCCGGCAGCGGCGTTGCTTAGCTGGCCTTTTACCTCGAACCCAGTGGGTGCCGAAACGGCGGCACTTGGTGCGGTGACGCGCTGGCAAGCGCCGCCACCCAGGCCTGTTATCAGCAGCGCAACCGGGGCAACAAGCAAGCGCCGAAAGCAGGCGGGAAAGGATACGCGGGCGAAAAGCATAGCCGTGGCGGGTTAGGTTCGGGGCCAACCTACCTAGGGCTTGCGGGCTTGCCCAAAGCTTATCGGTGAGTTGCAGCTACAGCCGGCCAGTGGTGTGCAGCGGCGTTCGGGAGCGTGGGCACCTAGGCACGGGGCAAAGGCTTACGCTTTCGAGGCTACCCCGGTGAGAAAGGCCGTAACCACTGTTGCAGCGAGGCGTGCCGTTTGAAAATCGCGGTCGAAAACAGGGTTGAACTCGACGACTTCGAACAGACGAACCTCGGCGTGGCGACCGGCCTCAAAGGCGGCTTCAACGGCTTGGCGGGGCGTGAGGCCATCGGCACTGGGCGCGCTTACGGCCGGGGCAAACGCCTGCGCTACGGCATCGGTATCGAAGCTCACGAAGGCCGTGCCGGCGGCCGCGGCGCGGCGCACGGCGCGCTCCATGTACAGGGCCATGCCGTCCTTCTGCACGTGCGCCAGGGGCACAATAGTCGCCCGTTGCTGGTGCAGAAAATCGATATCCTCGAAGGTGTTTAGGTTGGAGTGCAGCCCGATTTCGGTAAAGCACTGGCCGGTTACAATGCCTTCGCGCAGCAGCTTGCCGAAGGGGGTGCCGCTGCCTAGGTCGGGGCGGTCTTTCACGTCGGCATGGGCATCTATGTTTACTCCACCCACGGCTTGGCTACCAACCGCATCGTGCAAGCCGCGCACGGTGCTGTAGGTGCCGTCGTGCGAGCCGCCCAGCACTACCACACGCGGGTACTGCCGCAGCAGCGCGGCCACTTGCTCGCGGATGCGCTGGTGGTGCGCGGCGTGGTCGTAGGGATGCGGGCCTGCTACGTCGCCGGCGTCGGCAATGCGCAGGCCATCGAGGCGCACGTTGTGCTCGAGGTTGTAGGTTTTGTGGTAGCGCCGTAGTTCGCGCCGAATAGCCGCCGGGGCGCCTACCGCCCCGGCCCTTCCGCCCTCAAGCACGGTGCCGTGGTCGAGGGGCAAACCCACCAAGCACACATCGGCTTCGGGCATTTCGGCGGCGGGGCGTATCAGCTCGCGCAAAAAGGTGGGCATGGGTTGTTAGCTGTTAGTTGTCAGCCCTCAGCTATTAGCTGTTGGTTGGCAGTTGTCAGGAATCATGACGCGCGGGGCCGACATGTGGCGCGTTGCATCCCGAAAGCTAACAACTGACAACTAACAGCTAACAGCTGACCCAATGCTTACCTTCGTTGCATGGCATTTAATTTCTTCCGAACCGCTGCTGCCCTGCTTTGCTGCCTCGCGGGCACGCCGCTGGTTGCCGCGGCGCAGCAGCCCGGCGCCAAACCCGCCACTCCGCCTACTTCGGTGGGCATGGGGCAGTTGCCCAGCTCGTTTTTTGGCACTTACACCTACCGCTCCTACACGGTGCACTCGGCGGGCGAGGAGCCGGTGCAGGCCAACGGCGTAGGCGGCACCCTCAAGCTTTTCCCCACGGGCTTGTTCGAAAAGCGCCTGCAGCTGACCGGCCCCAACGGCCCGGTTACCTTCAGCCAGCGCGGGCGGTTTACCGTGAGCGGCCCCAACATCAGCTTTGCCTACCTCGACAGCCAGCAAACGCCCAAAGCCGACAACGGCACGTTTCGGTACGACGCCAAAAAGCAAACCCTAGAGCTGACGATCAACGGTTTTCCGGCGGGCAGCAAGGCCGTGTACGTGCTGCAGGCCGCCGGCCCCCTGCGCTAGTTGCGCGCTGCTGCCCGCACCCACGCTGCCAAGCACCTAGGGCTGGTGTTGCCCTGGGCTTGGCTTTCGGCTAACTTGCAGCCCCTTTCGCGCTGGGCACCTAGGCGCCCAGCGCCGAAGCATTAACTCTTAAGCACTTAGCACAACACTCATACTATGGGACGCGCGTTTGAATTCCGCAAAGGCCGCAAAATGAAGCGCTGGGACCGGATGTCGAAAGACTTTACCCGCATCGGGCGCGAAATCGTGATTGCCGTGAAGGAAGGCGGCGCCAACCCCGATACTAACTCCCGCCTGCGCACGGCCATGCAGAACGCCAAAGGCGTGAACATGCCCAAAGACCGCGTGGAAGCCGCCATCAAGCGCGCCAGCTCGAAGGAAGAAGGCAACTACCAGGAAGTGGTGTACGAGGGCTATGCCCCGCACGGCGTGGCCATTGTGGTTGAAACCGCCACCGACAACCCCACCCGCACCGTGGCCAACGTGCGCATGTACTTCAACCGCGGCAACGGCGCCCTGGGCACCGCCGGTTCTTCCGATTTCACCTTCACCCGCAAGGGCGTGTTTAAGCTGGCGGCCGAAGGCCTCGACCGCGACGAACTGGAACTCGAGC includes the following:
- a CDS encoding TlpA disulfide reductase family protein, with product MLFARVSFPACFRRLLVAPVALLITGLGGGACQRVTAPSAAVSAPTGFEVKGQLSNAAAGTRLVLADGDAPAWRRLDSANTDAAGRFALRGQLAEPAVYTLLVGPEADPVPVALDNTARIVLTADATQPAASAQQSGTPEAQVLQRFQDILLRHRQRTQELIRQGEQRSGPWNDAWSERIVGTKELITQHPTSFVAAYATVDLSGYTREEALLDSLTNHFAAALPNSRYTLVLLGRQRARQTTAVGKPAPELSLPGPDGKPVALSSLRGRYVLVDFWASWCKPCRQENPAMVKLYQQYKPKGFEVYAVSLDDSRERWLKAIAADQLPWIQVSDLQGFRSPSAEVYDARAVPLTVLLDPQGRVVAKDLRGKQLEQKLAKLFP
- a CDS encoding arginase family protein, producing MPTFLRELIRPAAEMPEADVCLVGLPLDHGTVLEGGRAGAVGAPAAIRRELRRYHKTYNLEHNVRLDGLRIADAGDVAGPHPYDHAAHHQRIREQVAALLRQYPRVVVLGGSHDGTYSTVRGLHDAVGSQAVGGVNIDAHADVKDRPDLGSGTPFGKLLREGIVTGQCFTEIGLHSNLNTFEDIDFLHQQRATIVPLAHVQKDGMALYMERAVRRAAAAGTAFVSFDTDAVAQAFAPAVSAPSADGLTPRQAVEAAFEAGRHAEVRLFEVVEFNPVFDRDFQTARLAATVVTAFLTGVASKA
- a CDS encoding YebC/PmpR family DNA-binding transcriptional regulator yields the protein MGRAFEFRKGRKMKRWDRMSKDFTRIGREIVIAVKEGGANPDTNSRLRTAMQNAKGVNMPKDRVEAAIKRASSKEEGNYQEVVYEGYAPHGVAIVVETATDNPTRTVANVRMYFNRGNGALGTAGSSDFTFTRKGVFKLAAEGLDRDELELELIDFGADDIYEDSEEDEQGNVKHFIVVETAFSDFGQMQKALEQKGLNVISAQLQRIPNTTVRLEGEQLEEVMNLIEKFEDDDDVQAVYHTLG